One genomic segment of Myxococcales bacterium includes these proteins:
- a CDS encoding YfbM family protein, with protein sequence MSMIGNFRRVPDARLLALLEDPESVVDFLDEQGFSDLDVDKAWHGLHYLFTGTAWEGSAPLNFLVAGGRPVGDVDVGYGPARAFLNAEVRELVGALAPLTPEVLAERFNPAAMTHLEIYPDVWSRDAERDENLKYLLGYFVDLKEFIEGGAKSGEGLLVFLT encoded by the coding sequence ATGAGCATGATCGGAAACTTTCGACGAGTGCCGGACGCGCGGCTCCTGGCTCTGCTGGAGGACCCCGAGTCGGTCGTCGACTTTTTGGACGAACAAGGCTTCTCCGACCTCGACGTCGACAAGGCGTGGCACGGGCTCCACTACCTCTTCACCGGGACCGCCTGGGAGGGGAGCGCGCCACTCAACTTCCTCGTCGCGGGCGGGCGGCCAGTCGGCGACGTGGATGTTGGCTACGGACCAGCGCGCGCCTTCCTGAACGCCGAGGTGCGCGAACTCGTTGGCGCCCTGGCCCCGCTCACGCCAGAGGTGCTGGCGGAACGTTTCAACCCTGCCGCCATGACGCACCTCGAGATCTACCCGGACGTGTGGAGCCGGGACGCGGAGCGCGACGAGAACCTGAAGTACCTCCTGGGCTACTTCGTGGACCTGAAGGAGTTCATCGAAGGTGGCGCCAAGAGCGGCGAGGGGCTGCTGGTGTTCTTGACCTGA